A window of the Haloquadratum walsbyi C23 genome harbors these coding sequences:
- a CDS encoding DUF2080 family transposase-associated protein has product MDRHEIEDHEVIKGEIKATGNGAHVLVPKNWRDADVKNVQNVRTSEPNE; this is encoded by the coding sequence ATGGATAGACATGAAATTGAAGATCACGAAGTCATCAAAGGCGAAATAAAAGCCACCGGCAACGGCGCACACGTCCTCGTTCCGAAAAACTGGCGAGACGCAGACGTGAAAAATGTCCAAAACGTCCGAACATCAGAACCCAACGAGTAA